From Pandoraea norimbergensis, the proteins below share one genomic window:
- a CDS encoding porin, producing the protein MKKTHLAAALCALLAAGAAQAQSNVTLYGVLDGGLAYVNNVGGNKNTSTADGLQSGNRWGLKGSEDLGGGLSAVFTLENGFNLMNGTLGQSSREFGRQAFVGLSSKSLGTVTIGRQYDSVVDYVSGLTSAKQFATKLGAHVGDVDNLYNSFRLNNSIKYSSANYAGFTFGGLYSFSNQASTGTNGTGFANNRAFSLGAAYANGPIKFGIGYLEVSTPSSAGNTGGAVTGDYSGDFYTTRIGTTSYGVDKQRVLATGGSYNFGPATVGVVYSNTQIKYLSGTGARVSNYELNGTYNLSPTLLLGLAYTYTDASTRSPTLANLSPKYHQINAAVDYLLSRRSDVYLVGIYQKAAGDATAASINGAGGASSTKSQAAVVAGLRHKF; encoded by the coding sequence ATGAAAAAGACGCATTTGGCTGCGGCGCTGTGTGCCCTCCTCGCTGCCGGCGCAGCGCAAGCTCAAAGCAACGTCACCCTTTACGGTGTGCTCGACGGCGGTCTCGCCTATGTCAACAACGTGGGCGGTAACAAGAACACCAGCACGGCAGACGGCCTGCAATCGGGTAACCGCTGGGGCCTGAAGGGCTCGGAAGATCTGGGCGGCGGTCTGTCGGCCGTCTTCACCCTTGAAAACGGCTTCAACCTGATGAACGGCACGCTCGGCCAAAGCAGCCGCGAATTCGGCCGCCAAGCCTTCGTCGGTCTGTCGAGCAAGTCGCTCGGCACGGTCACCATCGGCCGCCAGTACGACTCCGTGGTCGACTACGTGAGCGGCCTGACCTCGGCCAAGCAGTTCGCCACCAAGCTCGGCGCGCACGTGGGCGACGTCGACAACCTGTACAACTCGTTCCGCCTCAACAACTCGATCAAGTACTCGAGCGCCAACTACGCCGGCTTCACGTTCGGCGGCCTGTACAGCTTCTCGAATCAAGCCAGCACGGGCACCAACGGCACCGGCTTCGCCAACAACCGTGCCTTCAGCCTGGGCGCCGCCTACGCGAACGGCCCGATCAAGTTCGGCATCGGCTACCTCGAAGTCAGCACCCCGTCGAGCGCGGGCAACACCGGTGGCGCCGTCACGGGCGACTACAGCGGCGACTTCTACACGACCCGCATCGGCACGACGTCGTACGGCGTAGACAAGCAGCGCGTGCTCGCCACGGGCGGCAGCTACAACTTCGGCCCGGCAACGGTCGGCGTGGTGTACAGCAACACCCAGATCAAGTATCTGAGCGGCACCGGCGCCCGTGTGTCGAACTACGAACTGAACGGTACGTACAACCTGTCGCCGACGCTGCTGCTCGGCCTCGCCTACACGTACACCGACGCCAGCACGCGTAGCCCGACCCTCGCCAACCTGAGCCCGAAGTACCATCAGATCAACGCCGCCGTGGACTACCTGCTCTCGCGTCGTAGCGACGTGTACCTGGTCGGTATCTATCAGAAGGCTGCCGGTGACGCGACCGCCGCTTCGATCAACGGCGCTGGCGGTGCTTCGAGCACGAAGTCGCAAGCTGCCGTCGTCGCGGGTCTGCGCCACAAGTTCTAA